In Sphingobacterium sp. PCS056, the following proteins share a genomic window:
- a CDS encoding PD-(D/E)XK nuclease family transposase gives MLEFELGETELGKYFYDVALYFKLSNHAFYEKLDYTLLVLPNFKKNEADIKMDMWLYLLKKMSKLDKIPDFLDRRVWGLIPDICEVEKLALEDKMA, from the coding sequence ATCTTAGAATTTGAATTAGGAGAAACAGAGCTCGGTAAGTATTTTTATGATGTTGCTCTTTACTTTAAGCTGAGTAATCATGCTTTTTATGAAAAGCTTGATTATACTCTGTTAGTATTACCAAATTTCAAGAAGAATGAGGCTGATATAAAGATGGATATGTGGCTATATCTATTGAAAAAAATGAGTAAACTTGATAAAATACCGGATTTTTTAGATAGGCGTGTATGGGGTCTTATCCCTGACATATGCGAAGTAGAAAAATTAGCGCTAGAGGATAAGATGGCATAA
- a CDS encoding alpha/beta fold hydrolase translates to MRTKFILIMVFMLLTSKSVFSQTAFKVHIRGKGAPILLFPGFGCAGEVWNETVAELSKNYECHIFTFAGFGDVPPIEFPWLSTIKDQVITYVKTKNLKKATLIGHSLGGTLSLWLASEETNLFKKIIIVDALPASAVLMIPNYQGEIIPYDNPQSKMMLAMDQNSFNAMNAQSTAYICLNKEKQKVINEWMNMADRKTYVYGYIDMLNVDLRKEIAEIKIPVVILAATHPDINAVQKTYKSQYENLPSAKIYYAKDAAHFVMFDQPEWFMEKLKLEIQ, encoded by the coding sequence ATGAGAACAAAATTTATTTTAATTATGGTCTTTATGCTGCTTACTTCAAAATCGGTATTTTCCCAAACTGCCTTTAAAGTACATATAAGAGGAAAAGGCGCACCTATTTTATTATTTCCTGGTTTTGGTTGCGCAGGAGAAGTGTGGAATGAAACTGTAGCAGAACTTTCAAAAAATTATGAATGTCATATTTTTACTTTTGCAGGATTTGGCGATGTCCCTCCAATTGAATTCCCATGGCTTTCTACTATAAAAGACCAAGTCATTACTTATGTCAAAACCAAAAATTTAAAAAAAGCAACACTAATTGGTCATAGTTTGGGAGGAACTTTAAGCTTGTGGTTAGCATCAGAAGAAACTAATTTGTTCAAAAAAATAATTATCGTCGATGCTTTGCCTGCAAGTGCAGTTTTAATGATCCCCAATTACCAAGGAGAAATTATTCCCTATGACAATCCGCAAAGTAAAATGATGCTCGCTATGGATCAAAATTCGTTCAATGCAATGAATGCTCAGTCCACTGCTTACATTTGTTTAAACAAAGAGAAACAAAAAGTAATCAATGAATGGATGAATATGGCAGATAGAAAGACCTATGTATACGGTTATATCGATATGCTCAATGTAGATTTACGTAAAGAAATTGCCGAAATTAAAATCCCGGTAGTAATTTTAGCTGCAACACATCCAGATATTAATGCCGTACAAAAAACTTATAAATCGCAGTACGAAAATCTGCCCTCTGCTAAAATTTATTATGCAAAAGACGCTGCTCATTTTGTGATGTTTGATCAACCTGAGTGGTTTATGGAAAAATTAAAATTAGAAATACAATAA
- a CDS encoding RNA polymerase sigma factor: MATEEEFDDIYVTHYNKVFRLCRGYFCGDTALASDATQEIFLKVWENLDSFRNESSVSTWIYRITVNTCLLYLRKSSSRKEIRTDIMPQIVLETYSNEKEEKLQKMYQCIEKLQEVNRLIILMTLDSMAYPEISKVIGITEEALRVRIHRIKKSLIQCVQNEKI, translated from the coding sequence GTGGCTACAGAAGAAGAATTTGACGATATATACGTCACGCATTATAATAAAGTGTTTCGATTGTGCAGAGGTTATTTTTGTGGTGATACTGCATTAGCGTCTGATGCCACTCAGGAAATTTTCCTTAAAGTATGGGAGAATCTCGACTCATTTCGAAATGAATCAAGCGTAAGTACATGGATTTATAGGATTACTGTAAACACCTGTCTTTTATATTTAAGAAAATCATCTTCCAGAAAAGAAATTAGAACCGATATTATGCCTCAGATTGTTTTGGAAACTTATTCGAATGAAAAGGAAGAAAAGCTTCAAAAAATGTATCAATGCATAGAGAAGCTCCAAGAGGTAAACAGATTAATTATTTTGATGACTTTAGATAGCATGGCATATCCGGAAATATCAAAAGTAATTGGAATTACCGAAGAAGCGCTTCGCGTTAGGATCCATCGCATTAAAAAAAGTTTAATTCAATGTGTACAAAATGAAAAAATTTGA
- a CDS encoding nuclear transport factor 2 family protein has translation MNTLTKTFAAAALIAVSTFTMAAAKPAGDNSKKATVNLSTADLAIDHYVAVMTEGQSAGVEQLFTSDFNQKVQVSEVKTNSRSAVISFLKKQKGEQLNCKTSTTIVQESADYMLAKVTMQFDGFTKIDLVTLVNDGGNWKVSQSINSYK, from the coding sequence ATGAACACTTTAACAAAAACATTCGCAGCAGCAGCCTTGATCGCAGTATCTACATTCACTATGGCAGCAGCAAAACCAGCAGGAGACAACTCTAAGAAAGCAACTGTCAATCTATCCACAGCAGATCTAGCCATTGATCATTACGTAGCCGTTATGACCGAAGGCCAGTCAGCAGGAGTAGAGCAACTTTTTACATCCGACTTCAACCAAAAAGTACAGGTATCAGAAGTTAAAACTAACAGCCGCTCAGCCGTTATCTCATTCTTGAAAAAACAAAAAGGAGAGCAGCTGAATTGCAAAACAAGTACTACAATCGTACAGGAGTCTGCTGATTATATGCTAGCCAAAGTAACCATGCAGTTTGACGGATTTACCAAGATAGATCTGGTGACATTAGTCAATGATGGCGGTAACTGGAAAGTTTCACAATCGATCAACTCGTATAAGTAA